A DNA window from Impatiens glandulifera chromosome 7, dImpGla2.1, whole genome shotgun sequence contains the following coding sequences:
- the LOC124945274 gene encoding DELLA protein GAI1-like, which translates to MKPEHPQDPFCAGGSGGGGGSGSGSSPSSDANPPIQPPAVHGKSKMWPEEDAGVDELLAMSGYKVKCSDMAVVAQKIEQLEQVIGQNQEDGLVSHLSSEAIHYNPSDLSSWLETMISEINPLPDFSPSTSNSSILLPPSSAYNHSIFEDSSSDYDLKAIPGKAIFPHPSPPPPHRPNKRLKQSSSSFSQSITSPWVIQNESTRPVVLVDSQENGIRLVHALMACAEAVHQNNLNLAEALVKQIGFLAASQPGAMRKVAIYFAEALARRIYRLFPEDPSDSSFTDLLQMHFYEACPYLKFAHFTANQAILEAFSGKKRVHVIDFSLKQGMQWPALMQALALQPGGPPTFRLTGIGQPSSDGSDHLQEVGWKLAQMAEMIQVEFEFSGFVTNSLSDLTPSMLNLREGEAVAINSVFELHGLLSQQGGIEKVLTLIKEMNPEIVTVAEQEANHNGPVFLDRFTESLHYYSTLFDSLESCSGDDGSSDVVVRIQNMLMSEIYLGRQICNVVSCEGGDRFERHETLTQWRDRLNSAGFEPVHLGSNAYKQASMLLALFNGDGYRVEENDGCLLLGWHNRPLIATSAWKIA; encoded by the coding sequence ATGAAACCAGAACATCCTCAAGATCCCTTCTGCGCCGGCGGCAGCGGTGGCGGCGGCGGCAGCGGCAGCggttcttctccttcttctgaTGCCAATCCTCCTATCCAACCGCCTGCAGTTCATGGGAAGTCTAAGATGTGGCCGGAAGAGGACGCAGGTGTCGATGAGCTTCTCGCTATGTCTGGTTATAAGGTAAAATGTTCAGATATGGCGGTGGTGGCGCAAAAAATTGAACAGCTAGAACAGGTGATTGGACAAAATCAGGAAGATGGGTTAGTTTCTCATCTATCTTCTGAAGCTATTCATTATAATCCATCGGATCTATCTTCATGGCTTGAAACCATGATTTCTGAGATTAATCCCCTTCCTGATTTCTCCCCTTCTACATCTAATTCCTCCATCCTTCTTCCACCCTCCTCCGCTTATAATCACTCCATATTTGAAGACTCTTCGTCTGATTACGATCTCAAAGCCATACCAGGTAAGGCTATTTTCCCACACCCATCGCCGCCACCGCCGCATCGGCCGAACAAGAGGTTGAAACAatcttcatcatctttttcTCAGTCAATCACTTCGCCTTGGGTGATCCAGAACGAGTCAACTCGGCCTGTTGTTCTTGTAGACTCTCAGGAGAATGGAATCAGATTGGTTCATGCTCTCATGGCTTGTGCTGAAGCTGTTCATCAAAATAATCTAAATCTAGCTGAGGCTTTGGTTAAACAAATTGGATTTCTTGCTGCCTCTCAACCCGGCGCCATGCGTAAGGTAGCCATTTATTTCGCTGAAGCTCTCGCCCGTAGGATCTATCGACTCTTCCCTGAGGATCCTTCCGATTCCTCGTTTACCGATCTCCTTCAGATGCATTTCTACGAGGCCTGTCCTTACCTTAAGTTCGCTCACTTCACAGCGAATCAAGCGATTCTCGAAGCATTTTCTGGGAAGAAACGTGTTCATGTAATCGATTTCAGCTTGAAACAAGGAATGCAATGGCCAGCTTTGATGCAAGCATTGGCACTTCAACCAGGTGGGCCGCCGACTTTTCGTCTAACCGGAATTGGTCAGCCGTCATCTGATGGGTCAGACCATTTACAGGAAGTGGGTTGGAAGCTGGCTCAAATGGCAGAGATGATTCAAGTTGAGTTTGAATTCAGTGGGTTCGTTACAAATAGTTTATCCGATCTTACCCCATCAATGCTGAATCTCCGTGAAGGTGAAGCCGTGGCTATCAACTCGGTTTTCGAATTACACGGGCTACTCAGTCAGCAAGGAGGAATAGAGAAGGTGTTAACTTTGATAAAAGAGATGAATCCGGAAATAGTTACAGTGGCAGAACAAGAAGCTAACCATAACGGTCCAGTATTCCTTGATCGTTTCACCGAGTCATTGCATTATTACTCAACTCTTTTTGACTCGTTGGAGAGTTGCAGCGGCGATGATGGGTCGTCGGATGTGGTTGTAAGGATCCAGAATATGTTAATGTCGGAGATTTACTTAGGAAGACAGATCTGTAACGTGGTGTCTTGTGAAGGTGGTGACCGATTTGAGAGACACGAGACTCTGACTCAGTGGAGAGATCGTCTCAACTCGGCTGGGTTCGAACCAGTTCATCTGGGTTCAAATGCTTATAAGCAAGCAAGTATGTTACTTGCTCTTTTCAATGGAGATGGCTATAGGGTGGAAGAGAACGATGGTTGTTTGCTTCTTGGTTGGCATAATCGCCCATTAATCGCCACCTCCGCTTGGAAAATCGCTTAG